A genomic region of bacterium contains the following coding sequences:
- a CDS encoding alpha-ketoacid dehydrogenase subunit beta codes for MPTITYLRAMNRALHEEMARDERVFVIGEDVADVGGVWGVQKGLLKQFGRKRVRQTPISECGFTGLAVGAAMTGLRPVVEIMYNDFITTCMDMVVNQAAKLRTMSGGQLRVPLVVHTPGGGGTCEAAQHSQCLEAWFAHVPGLKVVVPSTPYDAYGLLKTAIRDDNPVYYMEHRLLYDMKGEVPRGEFTIPFGQADVKREGTDLTVVATLNMVHKALAVAERVADDVSVEVIDPRTLIPLDEETILNSARKTGRLLVVQEACLCGGFGSEIVRRVTEQAFAALKAPPRVLGSLDLPMPFSPPLERAVIPDETDIEAAVRAMV; via the coding sequence ATGCCCACCATCACCTACCTGCGCGCGATGAACCGTGCCCTGCATGAAGAGATGGCCCGCGATGAGCGCGTCTTCGTCATCGGTGAGGACGTGGCCGACGTCGGTGGCGTGTGGGGGGTGCAGAAGGGGCTGCTCAAGCAGTTCGGGCGTAAGCGCGTGCGGCAGACGCCGATCTCCGAGTGTGGCTTCACCGGCCTGGCCGTCGGCGCGGCCATGACCGGCCTGCGGCCTGTCGTTGAGATCATGTACAACGACTTCATCACCACCTGCATGGACATGGTGGTCAACCAGGCCGCCAAGCTGCGCACCATGTCCGGCGGGCAGCTCCGGGTGCCGCTGGTCGTTCACACCCCCGGCGGCGGGGGAACCTGCGAGGCCGCCCAGCACTCCCAGTGCCTCGAAGCCTGGTTCGCCCATGTCCCGGGCCTCAAGGTCGTCGTCCCCAGCACACCCTATGACGCCTACGGGCTGCTCAAGACCGCCATCCGCGATGACAACCCCGTGTACTACATGGAGCACCGGCTGTTGTACGACATGAAGGGCGAAGTGCCCAGAGGGGAGTTCACGATCCCCTTCGGGCAGGCGGACGTGAAGCGCGAGGGGACCGACCTGACGGTCGTGGCGACCCTAAACATGGTGCACAAGGCGCTGGCGGTGGCGGAGAGGGTGGCGGATGATGTATCCGTCGAGGTCATTGACCCGCGCACGCTCATCCCGCTGGATGAGGAGACCATCCTGAACTCGGCGCGCAAGACGGGGCGGCTGCTGGTGGTGCAGGAGGCGTGCCTGTGCGGGGGGTTCGGCAGCGAGATCGTGCGGCGAGTGACGGAGCAGGCCTTCGCCGCGCTCAAAGCCCCGCCGCGGGTGCTGGGGAGCCTCGACCTGCCGATGCCCTTCAGCCCGCCGCTGGAGCGAGCCGTGATCCCCGATGAAACGGACATCGAGGCGGCCGTGCGGGCAATGGTCTAG
- a CDS encoding trimethylamine methyltransferase family protein, which translates to MLQQFLIRDEDVEPLATAVMATLERVGILCQNDELLGLLDRAGARVDFAAQRVRFPQQMVAEYVAQFRRERHDQLGGQPFRAPAKPGLGTQIAQFCLDPHTGDRRSGNTRDFVECIRLGEVVHGDQGVGHCLLSTDVPPLLEPLNAALLLAEYATHPHGVYPWNVRQIDYLIEMAEILGVGDLWVWGALCFAHPLRLDRDVVDRLVRQAKAGGSIGITAMPVVGVSTPVTVEGFITVAAAEIVSVWICGRVINPAVSLGGSMWAGTVDMKTGDVSYSTYDAMYHAFAVNEFIRRWTGVNFPPGSGEYCDAKAPGLAALFEKHYKAMTVAAFTGRHPGVGDGMLECGKTLSLVQLALERDFVDGLRQYERRVDPSAANIVLDDIVAVDLGMTDSYLETMHTARRFRECLFMPQLIERRGWNGAADDAAMVAKARAQVAELQAQYVKPDGREDKLAAMRTVMDRAAKEL; encoded by the coding sequence ATGCTCCAGCAGTTCCTGATCCGCGATGAGGATGTCGAGCCCCTGGCCACGGCGGTGATGGCGACCCTCGAACGGGTCGGCATCCTGTGCCAGAATGACGAACTGCTGGGCCTGCTAGACCGCGCCGGGGCGCGGGTGGACTTCGCCGCCCAGCGCGTGCGCTTCCCGCAGCAGATGGTCGCCGAGTATGTGGCGCAGTTCCGTCGCGAGCGTCACGATCAGCTCGGCGGCCAGCCTTTCCGCGCCCCGGCGAAGCCCGGCCTGGGCACCCAGATCGCCCAGTTCTGCCTGGACCCACACACCGGCGACAGGCGCAGCGGCAACACGCGGGACTTCGTCGAGTGCATCCGGTTGGGCGAGGTCGTCCATGGCGACCAGGGCGTCGGCCATTGTCTGCTCTCGACCGATGTGCCGCCCCTGCTCGAGCCGCTCAACGCCGCGCTCCTGCTGGCCGAGTACGCCACCCACCCCCATGGCGTCTACCCCTGGAACGTGCGCCAGATTGACTACCTCATCGAGATGGCGGAGATCCTGGGCGTGGGCGACCTGTGGGTCTGGGGCGCGCTGTGCTTCGCTCACCCGCTGCGACTGGATCGGGACGTCGTGGACCGGCTGGTGCGGCAGGCCAAGGCCGGCGGCAGCATCGGCATCACGGCCATGCCTGTCGTCGGGGTCTCGACTCCCGTGACCGTGGAGGGCTTCATCACGGTGGCGGCGGCCGAGATCGTGTCGGTGTGGATCTGCGGGCGGGTCATCAACCCCGCGGTCAGCCTCGGGGGCTCCATGTGGGCCGGCACCGTGGACATGAAGACCGGCGACGTCAGCTACTCGACCTATGACGCGATGTACCACGCCTTCGCGGTCAATGAGTTCATCCGCCGCTGGACGGGCGTGAACTTCCCGCCCGGCAGCGGCGAGTACTGCGACGCCAAGGCTCCCGGCCTGGCCGCGCTCTTCGAGAAGCACTACAAGGCGATGACCGTCGCGGCCTTCACCGGTCGGCACCCCGGCGTTGGCGATGGCATGCTCGAATGCGGCAAGACGCTCTCGCTGGTGCAACTGGCGCTGGAGCGTGACTTTGTGGACGGCCTGCGCCAGTACGAGCGCCGGGTGGACCCCAGCGCGGCCAACATTGTTCTGGATGACATAGTCGCGGTGGACCTGGGAATGACGGACAGCTACCTGGAGACGATGCACACGGCCCGGCGCTTCCGCGAGTGCCTGTTCATGCCGCAGCTCATCGAGCGGCGAGGGTGGAACGGGGCCGCGGACGACGCCGCGATGGTCGCGAAGGCCCGGGCGCAGGTGGCGGAGTTGCAGGCGCAGTACGTCAAGCCCGACGGGCGGGAGGACAAGCTGGCAGCGATGCGGACGGTCATGGACCGGGCAGCGAAGGAGCTGTAG
- a CDS encoding dienelactone hydrolase, translated as MLDLRALTTPPADYDLASHPLPPLPLGPTLEDWQAQRQVLLQTWLDYLGHGPEVVPLDPVTKYSEDLGAITRTLVTYQVEEGCRVYAYVVRPQGDGPFPGVVVFHPTTDQTILQPVGLAEPPEKHFALRLAERGYVTVSPCNVLWDYRGRPGAHPDFGVFTRLTEDVLLARYPHWTGMGKMLWDGLRATDYLLTLPGVDPERLGCVGHSLGAKEVLYAMAFDERMKAGVSSEGGIGLPFTNWTAPWYLGEGVKQRSDLEHHQLLALAAPRALLVLGGGAQPPAPDARRGAADFVQDWSYLEAARPAYALHGQAQNLGLFLHDAGHWVPEPAQEALYGWFEAHLGTR; from the coding sequence ATGCTCGACTTGCGCGCCTTGACCACCCCGCCCGCCGACTATGACCTTGCCAGCCATCCGCTGCCGCCGCTGCCCCTCGGGCCGACGCTCGAGGACTGGCAGGCCCAGCGCCAGGTGCTGCTGCAGACGTGGCTGGACTACCTCGGCCACGGGCCGGAGGTCGTGCCCCTCGACCCCGTGACCAAGTACAGCGAGGACCTCGGCGCGATCACCCGGACTCTCGTGACCTACCAGGTCGAGGAGGGCTGTCGCGTCTATGCCTACGTGGTGCGGCCCCAGGGCGACGGGCCCTTCCCCGGGGTGGTTGTCTTCCATCCCACGACCGATCAGACGATCCTGCAGCCGGTGGGGCTGGCCGAGCCACCCGAGAAGCACTTCGCCCTGCGCCTGGCCGAGCGGGGCTATGTGACCGTTTCGCCCTGCAACGTCCTCTGGGACTACCGGGGCCGCCCCGGCGCCCACCCCGACTTCGGGGTCTTCACCCGCCTGACCGAAGACGTGCTGCTGGCACGCTACCCGCACTGGACCGGCATGGGGAAGATGCTATGGGACGGGCTGCGAGCGACGGACTATCTGTTGACGCTGCCGGGGGTGGACCCGGAGCGCCTCGGCTGTGTCGGGCACTCGCTGGGGGCCAAGGAAGTCCTGTACGCGATGGCCTTCGATGAGCGCATGAAGGCCGGGGTATCCAGCGAGGGCGGCATCGGACTGCCGTTCACGAACTGGACCGCGCCGTGGTACCTGGGCGAGGGGGTCAAGCAGCGGTCGGACCTGGAGCATCACCAACTGCTCGCGTTGGCGGCGCCGCGGGCGCTGCTGGTGCTGGGCGGAGGCGCCCAGCCACCGGCCCCGGATGCCCGGCGCGGCGCTGCGGACTTCGTCCAGGACTGGAGCTATCTGGAAGCAGCCCGCCCGGCGTACGCGCTGCATGGCCAGGCGCAGAACCTGGGCCTGTTCCTGCACGATGCGGGCCACTGGGTGCCCGAGCCCGCGCAGGAGGCGCTGTACGGGTGGTTTGAGGCGCACCTGGGGACGAGGTGA
- a CDS encoding sigma-70 family RNA polymerase sigma factor: protein MVRQVLRGNRSAYADLVEAHQGRALACAHHLCGDFETAQDIAQEAFVQAYRSLHNLHDPAAFGAWLHGIVRNLCRKHLAKQPPPMASVEQDPVPEPAAPPDRTVEMDSLLQTLPLADREILAARYLQELDYEEIARMLGISVNNVRVRCFRARQALRAALAGQGGGLDG, encoded by the coding sequence ATGGTCAGGCAAGTGCTGCGCGGCAACCGAAGCGCGTATGCCGACCTGGTGGAAGCACACCAGGGACGCGCCCTGGCCTGCGCCCACCACCTGTGCGGAGACTTCGAGACGGCCCAGGACATCGCCCAGGAGGCGTTCGTCCAGGCGTACCGGTCGCTGCACAACCTGCATGACCCGGCGGCCTTCGGCGCGTGGCTGCATGGCATCGTGCGCAACCTGTGCCGCAAGCATCTGGCCAAGCAGCCGCCGCCGATGGCGTCGGTGGAGCAGGACCCGGTGCCCGAGCCGGCCGCGCCGCCCGACCGAACCGTCGAGATGGACTCGCTGCTGCAGACGTTGCCGCTGGCGGACCGGGAGATCCTGGCCGCGCGGTACCTGCAGGAGCTGGACTACGAGGAGATCGCCCGGATGCTGGGGATCAGCGTGAACAACGTGCGGGTGCGCTGCTTCCGTGCGCGGCAGGCGTTGCGGGCGGCGCTGGCGGGGCAAGGAGGTGGGCTCGATGGCTGA